A section of the Telopea speciosissima isolate NSW1024214 ecotype Mountain lineage chromosome 3, Tspe_v1, whole genome shotgun sequence genome encodes:
- the LOC122654104 gene encoding xanthotoxin 5-hydroxylase CYP82C4-like, with product MELLIPSQVIGTFVALILLVYYCVGRNKSGKGREAPTPSGALPVIGHLHLLGGQNPLPRTLGAMADKYGPAMLIRLGVHRSLVVNSKELIKDCFTTNDRILATRPHFAVGKYLGFHYAVFGLSPYGSYWREIRKMSTVELLSNTRLHKLRHVRIFEVDRSIKQLYSLWAAKDNNNSTTGRRPIKVEMKQWFEHLTFNVITKLMTGKRFYGSNNNIGGAGNHEVEEEEAQRFRKAMSQTAYLSGLFVVSDAIPYCEWLDLGGHVRAMKSTAKELDSIIGNWIDEHRINGGYRRIHKEEEEEDQLDFIDVMLSIIPEDKLMYSYDRDTVIKATVMQLIGGGYETTSSTLTWALSLLLNNRQVLQRAQEELVVHVGTDRRVEESDIKNLVYLQAIVKETLRLYPPVPLSVPHEAMEDCQVGGYDVPKGTRVLVNLWKLHRDAQVWSDPHEFKPERFLTTHAQVDFMGQNFEFVPFGSGIRSCPGIAFAKQVLYLTLARLLQGFNFETPSQEPVDMTESLGITMPKATPLDIFLTPCLPSKLYED from the exons ATGGAGCTTCTTATCCCATCTCAAGTAATAGGAACATTTGTAGCCTTAATCTTGTTGGTGTATTACTGTGTAGGCAGAAACAAAAGCGGCAAGGGAAGGGAAGCCCCAACACCATCTGGTGCCTTGCCAGTCATTGGTCATCTCCATTTGCTTGGGGGACAAAATCCGCTTCCACGAACGCTTGGAGCTATGGCCGACAAGTATGGCCCGGCCATGTTGATCAGACTCGGCGTACATCGTTCGCTGGTTGTCAACAGTAAAGAGCTGATCAAGGACTGCTTCACTACCAACGACAGGATTTTAGCTACACGCCCTCATTTCGCTGTAGGTAAGTACTTAGGCTTCCACTATGCTGTATTTGGGTTATCACCTTATGGTTCATATTGGCGTGAGATACGTAAGATGTCCACTGTTGAGCTACTCTCCAATACCCGTCTTCACAAGCTCAGGCATGTTAGGATCTTTGAAGTAGACAGATCCATCAAACAATTGTACTCACTTTGGGCGGCCAAGGACAACAACAACAGTACTACTGGCCGACGACCTATCAAGGTGGAGATGAAGCAGTGGTTTGAACACCTTACTTTTAATGTCATCACCAAACTGATGACTGGGAAACGTTTTTATGGGAGCAATAATAATATTGGTGGTGCTGGAAATCATGAAGTTGAAGAGGAGGAGGCCCAACGATTCCGGAAAGCAATGTCTCAAACGGCGTACCTAAGTGGGTTGTTTGTTGTATCGGATGCAATACCCTATTGTGAATGGTTGGACTTGGGAGGACATGTTAGAGCCATGAAGTCTACTGCTAAGGAATTAGATTCTATAATTGGAAATTGGATTGATGAACATCGTATTAATGGTGGTTACAGAAGGATccataaagaagaagaagaagaagatcagcTGGACTTCATTGATGTGATGCTATCCATCATTCCTGAGGACAAATTGATGTATAGTTATGATCGTGACACTGTCATCAAGGCAACTGTAAtg CAACTCATCGGAGGTGGCTACGAAACCACCTCCTCCACCCTGACATGGGCACTTTCTTTGCTATTGAACAATCGCCAAGTGCTGCAAAGGGCCCAGGAAGAGCTGGTCGTCCATGTTGGCACAGACAGACGCGTTGAAGAATCAGACATCAAGAACTTGGTGTACCTCCAGGCAATTGTAAAGGAAACTTTGAGGCTATACCCACCTGTACCTTTATCGGTACCACATGAAGCCATGGAAGACTGTCAAGTAGGAGGCTATGATGTCCCCAAGGGCACACGTGTGCTTGTCAACCTGTGGAAGCTTCATCGGGACGCTCAAGTGTGGTCAGATCCTCATGAATTCAAACCAGAGAGGTTTCTcactacacatgcacaagtagaCTTTATGGGTCAGAACTTTGAGTTCGTTCCTTTTGGATCCGGCATACGATCATGCCCGGGTATCGCATTTGCCAAGCAAGTCTTGTACTTGACTCTTGCTCGACTGCTACAAGGATTCAATTTTGAGACACCTTCACAGGAACCAGTAGACATGACTGAGAGCTTAGGCATCACCATGCCCAAAGCAACCCCACTAGACATCTTTCTAACCCCATGCCTTCCTTCTAAGCTCTATGAAGATTAA
- the LOC122654105 gene encoding cytochrome P450 CYP82D47-like, which yields MELLIPSQVIGTFLALILLVYYFLCRNKTGKGREAPTPSGALPVIGHLHLLGGKTSVPRTLGAMADKYGPAIMLRLGVHRSLVVSSAEMIKDCFTTNDRVLATRPHFAAGKHLFFHYAMFAISPYGSYWREIRKMSTVELLSNTRLHKLRHVRISEVDRSIKELYLVWANHNNSTTDRRRDPIKVEMKQWFQHLTFNVITKLMTGKRFYGNNNNIGGGGAGNHEVKEEEAQRFRKAMSQMAYLGGVFVVSDAIPYCEWLDLGGHIRAMKSAAKELDSIVGNWIDEHRTGCGPRHSRMIHEEEEEEDQDQVDFIDVMLSVIPEDKLMYGYDRDTVIKSTVLNLVGGGYETTYLTLTWALSLLLNNPQVLKRAQEELDVHVGRDRHVEESDIKNLVYLHSIVKETLRLYPPFPLSIPHEAMEDCQVGGYAVPKGTRVLVNMWKLHRDPQVWGSDPHEFKPERFLTTHSLVDFLGQNFEFIPFGSGIRSCPGISFAKQVLYLILARLLQGFNFETPSQQPVDLTEGLGLTMPKATPLHIFLTPRLPSKLYED from the exons ATGGAGCTTCTTATCCCATCTCAGGTAATAGGAACATTTTTAGCCTTAATCTTGTTGGTGTATTACTTCCTGTGCAGAAACAAAACCGGCAAGGGAAGGGAAGCCCCAACACCTTCTGGTGCCTTGCCAGTCATTGGTCATCTCCATTTGCTTGGAGGAAAAACCTCTGTTCCACGAACGCTTGGAGCTATGGCCGACAAGTATGGGCCGGCCATCATGCTCAGACTCGGCGTACATCGATCGTTGGTTGTGAGCAGTGCAGAGATGATTAAGGACTGCTTCACTACCAACGACAGGGTTTTAGCTACACGCCCTCATTTCGCTGCAGGCAAGCACTTGTTCTTCCACTATGCTATGTTTGCGATCTCACCTTATGGGTCATATTGGCGCGAGATCCGTAAGATGTCCACTGTTGAGCTACTTTCCAATACCCGACTTCACAAGCTCAGGCATGTTAGGATCTCTGAAGTAGACAGATCCATCAAAGAATTGTACTTAGTTTGGGCCAACCACAACAACAGTACTACTGATCGACGACGTGATCCTATCAAAGTGGAGATGAAGCAGTGGTTCCAACACCTTACTTTTAATGTCATCACAAAACTGATGACTGGGAAACGTTTTTATGGGAACAATAATAatattggtggtggtggtgctggaaATCATGAGGTTAAAGAGGAGGAGGCCCAACGATTCCGGAAAGCAATGTCTCAAATGGCGTACCTAGGTGGGGTGTTTGTTGTATCGGATGCAATACCCTATTGTGAATGGTTGGACTTGGGAGGACATATTAGAGCCATGAAGTCTGCTGCTAAGGAATTAGATTCTATAGTTGGAAATTGGATTGATGAACATCGTACTGGTTGTGGTCCTCGTCACAGCAGGATGatccatgaagaagaagaagaagaagatcaagatCAGGTGGACTTCATTGATGTGATGCTATCTGTCATTCCTGAGGACAAATTAATGTATGGTTATGATCGTGATACTGTCATCAAGTCAACTGTACTG AACCTCGTCGGAGGTGGCTACGAAACAACCTACCTAACCCTGACATGGGCACTTTCTTTGCTACTCAACAATCCCCAAGTACTGAAAAGGGCACAGGAAGAGCTGGACGTCCATGTTGGCAGGGACAGACACGTTGAAGAATCAGATATCAAGAACCTGGTGTACCTCCATTCCATTGTGAAGGAAACTTTGAGGCTATACCCTCCTTTTCCTTTATCAATACCACATGAAGCCATGGAAGACTGTCAAGTAGGGGGCTATGCTGTCCCCAAGGGCACACGTGTGCTTGTCAATATGTGGAAGCTTCATCGGGACCCTCAAGTGTGGGGATCAGATCCTCATGAATTCAAACCAGAGAGGTTTCTCACTACACATTCACTAGTAGACTTTCTGGGTCAGAACTTTGAGTTCATTCCTTTTGGATCCGGAATACGATCATGCCCAGGTATTTCATTTGCCAAGCAAGTCTTGTACTTGATTCTTGCTCGTCTCCTACAAGGTTTCAATTTTGAGACCCCATCACAGCAACCGGTAGACTTGACTGAAGGCTTAGGCCTCACCATGCCCAAAGCAACCCCACTACACATCTTCCTCACCCCACGCCTTCCTTCTAAGCTCTAtgaagattaa